In the genome of Vicia villosa cultivar HV-30 ecotype Madison, WI linkage group LG7, Vvil1.0, whole genome shotgun sequence, one region contains:
- the LOC131618251 gene encoding subtilisin-like protease SBT3 — translation MASNISLLFLFFYITTILHFVTLAQSDNYIIHMDLSAMPKAFSNQHSWYHSIFSQITTTNKNLNSPSSKIIYTYTNAMNGFSANLSPQDHESLKNSHGYVSSIPDLPLKLDTTHSPQFLGLNPYKGAWPASEYGKDIIVGVIDTGVWPESESFKDDGITEIPSKWKGQLCQFENSNHSSFCNKKLIGARFFNKGFLAKYSNISSTIANTTRDMDGHGTHTSTTAAGSKVDGASFFGYANGTARGIASLSRVAIYKTVWGAEGNAVASDVIAAIDAAISDGVDVLSMSLGHNTISLYEDPIAIATFAAMEKGVIVSTSAGNHGPSFKSLHNGTPWVITVAAGTMDREFHANITLGNGVSLTGLSSYIGNFSANNFPIVFMSKCDNVEELKKVKSNIVVCEDNNGSVTGQIYSLVEAKVVGGVFISKIPNIDDSDTSFPSIIIDPKNGEIVKAYIKSYSSKNSSSIATMSFKVTVFGVKPSPSVVSYSSRGPSSSCPYVLKPDITAPGASILAAWPTNIPVLDYGTKVYNKFNVISGTSMACPHVAGVAALLKGAHPDWSPAAIRSAMMTTSDIHDNTKQPIKDIGNDNKDATPLALGAGHVNPNRALDPGLVYDVGVQDYVNLLCALNFTQQNITAITRTSFNDCSKPSLDLNYPSFIAFINAGNTSVRTTHSFRRTVTNVGEGKSTYFASITQIKGFNISVVPNKLVFNKKNRKISFKLKIEGQKVTKNNEVSFGYLTWKDGKHVVRSPIVVTTTKIGLYM, via the coding sequence ATGGCTTCCAATATTTCTCTCCTTTTCTTGTTCTTCTACATTACAACAATCCTTCATTTTGTTACATTGGCTCAATCTGATAATTACATCATTCACATGGATTTATCAGCTATGCCAAAAGCATTCTCAAATCAACATAGTTGGTATCATTCCATTTTTTCTCAAATTACTACTACCAACAAAAATCTCAATTCTCCCTCTTCTAAAATCATTTATACATACACTAATGCTATGAATGGTTTTAGTGCAAATCTATCACCTCAAGATCATGAATCTCTCAAAAACTCTCATGGTTATGTTTCTTCAATACCTGATTTACCATTGAAGCTTGACACAACACACTCACCTCAATTCCTTGGCCTTAATCCTTACAAAGGGGCATGGCCAGCTTCTGAGTATGGCAAAGATATCATTGTTGGTGTAATAGACACTGGTGTTTGGCCAGAAagtgaaagtttcaaagatgatGGAATCACTGAAATACCTTCAAAATGGAAAGGCCAGTTATGTCAATTTGAAAACTCCAACCATTCATCTTTTTGCAACAAGAAACTGATTGGAGCTAGATTCTTCAACAAAGGCTTCTTAGCGAAATATTCCAACATTAGTTCAACAATTGCGAATACCACGCGTGACATGGACGGTCATGGAACGCATACTTCAACAACTGCAGCTGGAAGCAAAGTTGACGGTGCATCTTTCTTTGGTTACGCAAATGGAACCGCAAGAGGAATAGCCTCATTGTCTAGAGTAGCCATATACAAGACTGTGTGGGGAGCAGAGGGAAATGCAGTTGCATCTGATGTAATAGCAGCAATTGACGCTGCAATATCAGACGGTGTTGATGTTCTTTCGATGTCACTAGGCCATAATACTATAAGTTTATATGAAGATCCTATTGCAATAGCCACTTTTGCAGCAATGGAAAAAGGTGTTATTGTTTCCACTTCAGCAGGTAACCATGGACCATCCTTTAAATCTCTCCACAATGGAACACCATGGGTGATAACCGTTGCTGCTGGCACTATGGACCGCGAATTTCATGCGAATATTACACTTGGTAATGGAGTCTCACTCACAGGTTTGTCTTCTTATATAGGAAATTTCTCTGCTAACAATTTTCCAATTGTATTCATGAGTAAGTGTGATAATGTTGAAGAGTTAAAAAAAGTGAAGAGTAACATTGTTGTTTGTGAAGACAATAATGGATCTGTTACTGGTCAAATATATAGTTTAGTTGAAGCAAAGGTTGTTGGAGGTGTTTTCATATCAAAGATCCCAAACATAGATGATTCAGACACTAGTTTTCCATCCATCATTATTGATCCGAAAAACGGAGAAATTGTGAAAGCTTATATCAAGAGTTATAGCTCAAAAAACTCTAGTTCTATAGCAACAATGTCTTTCAAGGTAACAGTTTTTGGTGTTAAGCCATCACCTAGTGTTGTTTCATATAGTTCAAGAGGGCCATCAAGTAGTTGTCCATATGTGTTGAAACCTGACATTACAGCTCCTGGTGCATCAATCTTAGCTGCATGGCCTACAAATATTCCTGTGTTGGATTATGGAACTAAAGTCTACAACAAGTTTAATGTTATATCCGGAACATCTATGGCATGTCCTCATGTTGCTGGCGTAGCGGCGCTTTTGAAAGGAGCGCATCCTGATTGGAGTCCGGCCGCTATTAGGTCAGCCATGATGACAACATCAGACATACATGATAATACTAAGCAACCCATCAAAGACATTGGAAATGATAACAAAGATGCAACCCCTTTAGCACTGGGAGCTGGTCATGTTAATCCGAATAGAGCACTTGATCCGGGTCTTGTTTACGATGTTGGTGTGCAAGATTATGTTAATCTTCTTTGTGCACTTAACTTCACACAACAAAACATCACTGCCATTACAAGAACCTCTTTTAATGATTGCTCTAAACCTTCTTTGGATCTTAACTATCCTTCTTTTATTGCTTTCATAAATGCTGGAAATACTTCTGTAAGGACAACTCATAGCTTTCGCAGAACAGTTACCAATGTTGGTGAAGGAAAATCAACTTATTTTGCTAGCATTACTCAAATTAAAGGGTTTAATATCAGTGTTGTACCAAATAAGTTGGTATTCAACAAGAAGAACAGGAAGATAAGCTTCAAGTTGAAGATTGAAGGACAAAAAGTGACAAAGAACAATGAAGTATCTTTTGGATATCTCACTTGGAAGGATGGGAAACATGTGGTAAGGAGTCCTATTGTTGTAACTACCACCAAAATAGGATTATACATGTGA